In Numenius arquata chromosome 1, bNumArq3.hap1.1, whole genome shotgun sequence, the DNA window GGTGGATCTCAAGAGGATGTTCAGTAACCCGTATCCTTTCTCCTCCCGGCGCCCTGCAGTGGAGGAGAgggcaggtggggctgggggcccgTGCCCGGGAGCTGCTGGTGGCCCACTTGGCCTTGCCTGGCACCCTTGGCATTGGGCTTCCATCCCGCAGCGGTGACAGGGACCCTGCAAAACCTGTCCCCGAGCTGGGCACGTGGCCTGGCACGGAGCAGGGGGCACAAGGGCGGGGGGGAGCTGGGACGGGGTGGGCTTCACCGAAGCGAGAATGTCATGGAGCCCTTCGTGGCTGACCCCCGTGGCTCCTGCCCAGCGGTGGGAGGGCTCAGCCCCCCATGTtgccccccgtccccctccccacaccgcTGCAGGAGGTGACTCCAGCCCTAGGTTTTGGAACGAGGGTGCCCCAGCCCCGAGGCAGGTCGTGTCCGTCCCAGGGGATGGTGAAGCCCGGGTCGTCCCCCCCCAAATCTCCCTGGGGGGGCACCTTCCTGCACCCCAGACCTTTCTTTAACCCCTTCTTGCCCAGCTGGGAGAGGCCCCACGTCATGTACGGGCAGCTGCTGGACTGGCTGCGGTACCTGGTGGCCTGGCAGCCGGTGATCATCGGACTGGTCCAGGGCATCAACTACATCCTGGGGCTGGAGTAAGGGCCCGGCGCTGGGGAAGCCGCGGAGCCAGGAGAGGAGgcgcccccccccgacacccccctgccccattcccagggcaggggacaccccCGGGGGACACGCTGGCTTTTCTCCGTCATCTCCCTCACCAGGACCTCGGCCCCCCCCCTTCCAAGGACCGCGGCGTCGAGGGCCGAGGGAGGACTctgccctgggacccccccctcccgctCAGGCTGGGAGagtcggggagggggggcgggggtcttttttttaaaaagcaatgattttAAAGAGCGTATTTAAAACTTTCTATGGCAGAGGAAGAGACGCTTgtccccctttgccccccccccccccccaggtcccccaccGCCATGTGCCCagctccgggctggggggctcttctccatcatctcctcctggggggggcgatggggagggggctgaggggctTTGCCGGCGGCCAGGAGGGGACGTGGGGCAGCAGGGTCAGTTTTGGGGTCCCTTTGCTGGAAGAGGGGACGGGGGTGACCCTCGGCTGCCCCGGCACCCGGCGCCGTGGACTCTTTGCGCCTCGGGTGACCCTTTTgtaaggccccccccccccccctcttttctaTGTCCCTTCCCGGGGGTGTCGGGGGGCAGCCGGGGTGCGGAGCGGTGCCCTTTCCCTCCCCGCATCCCTTTGGGCGACGGTTTGGGGACATCGTCCCTGGAGCGGGTTGTCCCCTGTCCCGGGGGGACGCCTGGCTGGGAATTGCTCTTTTTGGGGCTGTTTTCAAAGGGATGGAGCGAAGGGCTGGGACGGGGAGGGGGgtttagggggggggggacacggcgttTCCCTGCCCCGGCATCGCTCCGTGCCGCGGCCGAGCCTCCCCACTGGGCAGAAAACTCCCATTTTTGGGGCAGCCAGTGGGTGACAGTGACAACAgcgtgggggggggacgacacacaaaGTCCCGAACAGTGGGGAGCGGCTGCAGCGCTTTGGGGGTGGCTCCCCCCCCAGCGCTACAGGGGGGCTGGAGCTGTGTCCCCAGAGGGTGCCGGGGTCTGgcaaggtttgggggggggacacacacaggagGCAATGTCCCCCCTCTGCTCCCCGTGCGAGGGGGGTTTGGGAGGTGGCGGCGGTGGCTGCGTCAGGCAGGGGGACGATGACGCCCCGGCGTGgccccccccatgtgtcccccccgtatccttttggtttttctttctggcGAAACCACCTCGCGATGTTGTGCCAAACACCAGAAATAAGAGTCCTGGAAACGGAGCCCTCTCCTCCGggggtggtttattttttttctttatcgcctgcccccccccctccccccccccgggggtgagGCCACGgggtcctcctcctgccttcgTCCCctctgggggcttggggggggggcacagatgCCCCAGGTGTGGGGACAAAGCACCCTCTCCCCGTGTGTCACCTCCTGGCACATGGGGGGGACGCTGGGCACCgcacggggggctggggggcatgggggggggggacactgaccatggggggtttggggaagggacacagggggctgggggacatggggggggacactgagcaCGGGGGGCTTGGGGaaggacatggggggggacactgggcaggTCACAGGGGGCGCGGGGAAGGGcacggggggctgggggacatggggggggacactgggcatggggggctcagggaagggcacagggggctgggggacattggggggggacactgagcacggggggctgggggacatggggggggacactgggcatggggggctcagggaagggcacggggggctgggggacatgggggggacactgggcatggggggctcagggaagggcacggggggctgggggacatgggggggacactgggcatggggggctcagggaagggcacggggggctgggggacatgggggggacactgagCACGGGGGGGTCGGGGAaggacatggggctgggggacatggagggggacaGTGGGCacggggggctgggggaaggacacagggggctgggggacgttggggggggacactgggctttggtggggagcagggacacGGTGGAGGGAGCGGAGGGTGCTGGGTGTCCCCCCACCacgtcccctccagcccctggggacccccGGGCAGGCGTGGAGAGGTCCCCGAGATAATCCCTGGTCCCGGCCACCGTCCTGCccctgggggggggctctgccatGGAAGGGGCGCCAGATCCTGGCCCggggaccccctgtcccctctcctcgCCGGACCCCCGGCGCTGGTCGAGCACCGGAGCCAAGCCCTGGGGGGGTTCCCTGGGggtgtctctccttccttccctggaTCTGGGGGGGCCCCcgagccctccctcctcccccccgccccgtccaccagccctggggactgtccccaagccctgtgaCACCatgtgggggacacggggtgccCGGCTGAGCCCCGCTGCTGCGTCCCTGGGGTGCCCacgggcatgggggggggggggggggacacacacggggtgCAGGGAGGCTGGTGACGGGGTGGCTGTGGGACATGTAGAGGGAATGGGGGACACGGGAGGGGGCAAAGGACAGAGGGAGGTGgtgtgcagagggatgggggtccggggggggggggcctgggggggggtacATGGTGACATGGGGTGCTGTAccaggggacgtggggggacaccGGGCCCGGGGGGCTCGGGGAAAGGCACATGGGGGGACACTGGACGTATCCCAGGCCCATTGGGGGGGCTTGGGGAAAggcacagggtggggggggacatggggggggacactgggcatGTCCCGGAGGCACAGGGGGCTCGGAGAAAGGCACAGGGGACTGGGGGAcgtgggggcacggggggggggagggggcgcacTGGGGGACACTGAGCATGTCCCAGGGGCATGGGGGGTCGGGGAAAGGcacggggtgctggggggcacggggggctcGGGGAAGGAcacagggggctgggggacacggggggacactgGGCACGGGGGGCTCGGGGAAGGACACAGGGGGGGACACTGGGCACGGCACGGGGGGCTCGGGGAaggacacgggggacatgggggggggacactgggcaggGCACGGGGGGCTCGGGGAAGGAcacagggggctgggggacatggggacacggggcccGTGGGCAGGTAGGGGGTGATCCCGGTGCCGGGGCCGGTCCCGAGGGCGGTTCCCGGTGAGTCACGGGGCTCCCCCCCCCGCggctctccgcccccccccccgcccccggggccgccccaTAAATCGCCGCCGCCCCGAGCGCCGCCGCCCCATGGCTGCGCTGCGACCTGCCCGTacggacacggggacacgggcggccgggggggggggaggaaactggggtggggggggaaatgggtGTCGGGTCGGGGCACCCTTGGGTGGCATCCACCGGGActtgggggacactgggatgatACCTCCGGGGGGGGGCGTTCCGCGGCATGGGACATacttggggggggacaccggggctggctgggaggatgctggtgggggggacacagtcCCAGCCTCGGGGGAGCCTGGGATGatgcctcggggggggggggcgttctGGGGCTCAGGGGATACCGGgctctggggggtgctgggggggggggacagtccCGGCgttgggggatgctgggggggtgctgggcGGGGGATGCTGGGGTGAGGGAGTACTggtgagggatgctggggggggggggatttttgggggggagatgctggggggaacCGTCCCAGGCTCGGGGGGTGCATCCATCCCGGCGTGTCCGGTGCTGAGTCCCATCTGTGCCCGCAGGGACCCCCGGTCCCCCCGcccggctcctcctgcccctgctctgctgggcccTGGCCTCCCCCTGCACGGGTAAGTGGGGGCtcttgggggggcgggggtgcaGGGCCAGGTCCaagctctgtgccccccccaacaAGGGGCCTGTGGGGGTTCCTGGGGTTGAGCCGTGCCCCCGCCCCCTCTGTGGgaccctgctctcctgcccaccCAGGAGCTGGGGGGTCTCAGGGGGCAGctattgcccccccccccccatcaccccattCTACTCCCCCAGCTGCcatggccctgcagccccccagcatcACCAACCTGCGGATGCTGCCAGAGCCCCCCCGCCCAGGTGAGTGACCCCCCGGGGCCATGGCAGGGATggcgtggggatggaggggggagtgTTACAGTGAGACCCCCCGCTggggggaggcacggggggggtcaggtcctgccccagccccatcagACACACGAGGTGCATCCTCCACTTGAGGACGCAGCTGAGATTTTTTGGGTGCTGGTGAGGTGGGGGATGTTCccctttggggtggggggttggcTGTTCCTGTGGCAGGCTGGcccgggggggcagcagggaccctCGCAGCCCCTCTGAGTCCCGTGTCCCCTCCAGGTGAGAAGGTGAGGGTCTCGTGCGAGGCGGTGAGCGTCCTCCCCGAGCTCACGCTGCTCTACTGGCTGGGGAACGGCTCCTTCCTGGAGAAGCTGTACCCGGACGGGGCCGTGCACGAGGGGATGGTGCTGTGAGTACGGGGTCGGGGGAGCCCTGAGGGGGGACCCGGGGCTCTGGGGCTCACAGcgtgtcccccagccctggggaggggtcGTGGAGCCGATGCTGATGTGTCCCGTCTGGGTGCGCAGAGAGGAGCCGCGGGGCTCGGGGGTGACCCTGCGCCGCGACCTGCACTTGGACTCCTTTGGCTCCCAGCACCTTCACACCAACTTCACCTGCGTGCTCCTCAGCCCCCTCGGCGTGGCCACCAGGGACCTGCGGTGGCTGCTCCCGGCACCAGCCCCGGCACTGACCCCGACCGAGAGCGGGGGACTGGGCTGAGAGT includes these proteins:
- the LOC141471625 gene encoding interleukin-18-binding protein-like — protein: MAALRPARTPGPPARLLLPLLCWALASPCTAAMALQPPSITNLRMLPEPPRPGEKVRVSCEAVSVLPELTLLYWLGNGSFLEKLYPDGAVHEGMVLEEPRGSGVTLRRDLHLDSFGSQHLHTNFTCVLLSPLGVATRDLRWLLPAPAPALTPTESGGLG